A region of Labeo rohita strain BAU-BD-2019 chromosome 2, IGBB_LRoh.1.0, whole genome shotgun sequence DNA encodes the following proteins:
- the dipk2aa gene encoding divergent protein kinase domain 2Aa isoform X2: protein MVAVNYVGEELWSFYNAPWEKRVDLAKQLMDIAEQLTNNDFDFALYLLDVSFDNFAVGPRDGKVIVVDAENIIVADKRLIKQNKPESYDVWYESRYEECDKEACLSFSKDILCSRVTVDHNYYAICQNLLSRFATWRGTTGGLLHDPPADVVKDGRLTTLLDECTRPQRQYGRFQAAKELREYLTQLTQLSNTNR, encoded by the exons ATGGTGGCGGTGAATTACGTGGGCGAGGAGCTCTGGAGCTTCTACAATGCACCCTGGGAGAAAAGAGTGGATCTGGCCAAGCAGCTGATGGACATCGCCGAGCAGCTGACCAACAACGACTTTGACTTTGCCCTTTACCTCCTAGACGTGAGCTTCGACAACTTTGCAGTTGGGCCTCGTGACGGAAAAGTCATCGTCGTCGATGCTGAAAATATCATAGTGGCGGACAAGAGATTGATTAAGCAAA ATAAACCAGAGAGCTATGACGTGTGGTACGAGAGCCGCTACGAGGAGTGCGACAAAGAGGCCTGTCTCTCCTTCTCCAAGGACATCCTCTGCTCTCGAGTCACCGTGGACCACAACTACTACGCTATCTGTCAGAACCTGCTCTCCAGATTCGCCACTTGGCGTGGCACCACGGGCGGTCTCCTCCACGACCCCCCTGCCGACGTGGTCAAAGACGGGCGACTAACGACCCTGCTGGACGAGTGCACCAGGCCACAGAGACAGTACGGCCGCTTCCAGGCAGCTAAAGAACTGCGGGAGTACCTGACACAACTCACACAGCTGAGCAATACTAACAGGTAG
- the dipk2aa gene encoding divergent protein kinase domain 2Aa isoform X1 has protein sequence MLRILSLKFGRVYRCGKFLFIVALFVILLMNTHNLFASFQRNELTDRRFIGLNKCPACFGTSWCRKFMNSQVTFEMWGRLRFLDFFNVKNVYFAQYGEPREGTRRVVLKRLGSNQELAEIDQKICKRATGRPRCDLIQGMYKTEFARLNGDVRLLTPEVVEGWSDLVHCPSQRLLDRVVRRYAETKDSGSFLLKNLKDTERMQLLMTLAFNPEPLVLQSFPSDEGWPFAKYLGACGRMVAVNYVGEELWSFYNAPWEKRVDLAKQLMDIAEQLTNNDFDFALYLLDVSFDNFAVGPRDGKVIVVDAENIIVADKRLIKQNKPESYDVWYESRYEECDKEACLSFSKDILCSRVTVDHNYYAICQNLLSRFATWRGTTGGLLHDPPADVVKDGRLTTLLDECTRPQRQYGRFQAAKELREYLTQLTQLSNTNR, from the exons ATGCTGCGGATACTGTCGCTCAAATTTGGCCGCGTCTACCGATGCGGCAAGTTCCTCTTCATCGTAGCTCTTTTTGTTATCCTGCTGATGAACACTCACAACCTGTTCGCCTCTTTCCAGAGGAACGAGCTCACCGACAGGCGATTCATCGGCCTCAACAAGTGTCCGGCCTGCTTTGGCACTAGCTGGTGCCGCAAGTTCATGAACAGCCAGGTGACCTTTGAGATGTGGGGTCGCCTGCGCTTCCTAGACTTTTTCAACGTAAAAAACGTTTATTTCGCTCAATACGGAGAACCCAGGGAGGGAACACGCAGGGTCGTGCTCAAACGCCTGGGCTCCAACCAAGAGCTCGCAGAGATCGATCAGAAGATCTGCAAACGTGCCACTGGAAGACCTCGCTGTGATCTCATTCAGGGTATGTACAAAACGGAGTTCGCCCGACTTAACGGGGACGTAAGGCTGCTGACCCCAGAGGTGGTTGAGGGATGGTCGGATCTGGTGCACTGCCCCTCGCAGAGGCTTCTGGACCGCGTGGTCAGGAGGTACGCGGAGACCAAGGACTCTGGAAGCTTCCTGCTGAAGAACCTCAAGGACACGGAACGAATGCAGCTGCTGATGACGCTGGCGTTCAACCCTGAGCCGCTTGTGCTGCAG AGTTTTCCCTCCGATGAGGGCTGGCCGTTCGCCAAATACCTGGGGGCCTGCGGCCGGATGGTGGCGGTGAATTACGTGGGCGAGGAGCTCTGGAGCTTCTACAATGCACCCTGGGAGAAAAGAGTGGATCTGGCCAAGCAGCTGATGGACATCGCCGAGCAGCTGACCAACAACGACTTTGACTTTGCCCTTTACCTCCTAGACGTGAGCTTCGACAACTTTGCAGTTGGGCCTCGTGACGGAAAAGTCATCGTCGTCGATGCTGAAAATATCATAGTGGCGGACAAGAGATTGATTAAGCAAA ATAAACCAGAGAGCTATGACGTGTGGTACGAGAGCCGCTACGAGGAGTGCGACAAAGAGGCCTGTCTCTCCTTCTCCAAGGACATCCTCTGCTCTCGAGTCACCGTGGACCACAACTACTACGCTATCTGTCAGAACCTGCTCTCCAGATTCGCCACTTGGCGTGGCACCACGGGCGGTCTCCTCCACGACCCCCCTGCCGACGTGGTCAAAGACGGGCGACTAACGACCCTGCTGGACGAGTGCACCAGGCCACAGAGACAGTACGGCCGCTTCCAGGCAGCTAAAGAACTGCGGGAGTACCTGACACAACTCACACAGCTGAGCAATACTAACAGGTAG